From Watersipora subatra chromosome 2, tzWatSuba1.1, whole genome shotgun sequence, one genomic window encodes:
- the LOC137387017 gene encoding uncharacterized protein translates to MQQQQMQQPLQQLWQQQHVMQPAQPQFATQSGVTVVNHHTEKNICKLKSTALSQLKGLSIAQLVVGGLCLLFGIILLPAETDKPTAWLSSICYGIWCGAYFIFVGGIGFGAVMRNTSSWINATMILNILTSTIFFPVLLILSSIAVSLNTSSSQWDRQAYTAFNSILLLLSIAELVITIWSSVICCGAVCFCCFPVYPNHQAHYGAPAFQAQQHYVNYQRTVQANQVNLSGYQATTGDQVPTAPTLPSPELVIGYEAQSQQPPSYYDVVHTTPNQNLEHDHSPVSAHVTQME, encoded by the exons ATGCAACAGCAACAAATGCAGCAGCCACTACAGCAGCTTTGGCAGCAACAACACGTAATGCAACCAGCCCAGCCACAGTTTGCTACACAGTCTGGTGTCACCGTAGTAAATCATCACACAgagaaaaatatttgtaaactaAAGTCAACTGCTCTGTCTCAGCTAAAAGG CTTGTCGATTGCTCAATTAGTGGTGGGAGGGCTTTGTCTGCTATTTGGAATCATTCTCTTACCTGCTGAAACAGACAAACCCACTGCATGGCTCTCCTCCATTTGTTATGGTATCTGGTGTGGAGCATAC tttattttcgTCGGAGGAATTGGATTTGGTGCAGTGATGCGGAACACAAGCTCCTGG ATAAATGCTACAATGATCCTTAATATTCTCACCTCGACTATATTCTTTCCAGTGCTGCTTATATTGTCATCAATCGCTGTTAGTTTGAACACTTCTTCATCTCAATGG GACAGACAGGCCTATACAGCTTTTAATAGCATACTACTGCTATTATCCATTGCGGAGCTAGTAATAACGATATGGAGTAGTGTAATCTGCTGTGGAGCTGTCTGTTTTTGCTGCTTCCCAGTCTACCCAAACCACCAGGCGCATTATGGTGCTCCTGCTTTCCAAGCTCAACAGCATTATGTGAACTACCAAAGAACTGTGCAAGCTAATCAGGTCAATTTAAGCGGCTATCAAGCCACAACAGGGGATCAAGTTCCTACAG ctCCAACACTCCCATCTCCAGAACTAGTCATTGGTTACGAAGCTCAGTCTCAACAACCTCCCTCATACTATGACgttgtgcacacaactcctaaCCAGAATCTAGAGCATGATCATTCACCAGTTTCTGCTCACGTGACACAAATGGAATAA